TATATTCCCGGCAATTGATGAAAGCAACGTAGCAATCATTGAACAAGCTATTGCCCTGGCGAAAAAACATGACGTTAAAGTATCTTTTGATCCAAATATCCGCCTCAAACTATGGAGCAAAGAACAAGCAAGAGAAACGCTGGCCAAAATCCTTCCTGATATTGACATTCTTTTGGCGGGAGCAGAGGAAATGGATATTTTAATTGGAGAAAGTGATCCGGATAAAATTATTGAGGAAACCAAAAATCTGGGTATTCCCTATACAGCAATTAAGCTTGGAAGTGAAGGATCCGTTGGTTATTATGAAGGTGAAAAGTTAAAAGCTCCCCCTGTTCCTCCTAAAAAGGTAGTGGACACCGTAGGAGCAGGAGACGGCTTTAATGCAGGCTTCCTTTATGGATTTTTACAAAAATGGCCGCTAGAAAAAATCCTTCACTTCGCAAATACGATCGGATCAATGGTGGTCGGAGTCAAAGGTGATAACGAAGGGCTGCCATACTACGAAGAAGTACAGGTTTTACTAGGTGAAAAAGAATTAATAGAGAGATAGAAAGGACGAATTCCGTGAACAAACTTCATACTTTACAAACCTTGCAAGACGAAAAGCTGGTGGCTGTAATTCGTGGGGAAACAAGCGAAGAAGCAGAAAAAATAACTGAAGGAGCCTATGCCGGCGGTATTAAAATTATGGAGATAACTTATACTGTCCCAAACGCTTCGCAGCTCATTGAAAAACTTGCAGGTGACAAAGAACGTGACTGGGTCATTGGCGCTGGAACCGTGTTAGACGAGGTTACTGCTAGAATGGCAATACTAGCGGGAGCCCGATTCATCGTAGCACCAAACTTTAATTTAAATGTAGCCAAACTTTGCAATCGCTATCAAATCCCTTATATTCCTGGCTGCTACACGGTAAATGAAGTAGTTGAAGCAATGGAAGCCGGAGCCGATGTTATTAAAATTTTCCCTGGCAATACCATCTCTCCTTCGGGAATTAAAGCAATTAAAGGTCCATTGCCGCAAGCGAATATTATGCCATCCGGAGGAGTCAGTGCTGATAACTTAAATGAATGGCTTGAGAAAGGAGCAGTTGCTGTAAGTGTAGGCGGCAGCTTGTATAAAGACGACTTTGAAGACATTAAAGCTTCCGCTGAGGAGCTCGTTCAGAAATTATAGAAGTGTACCTGGTACCGGAAAGACTGATTTTGGTACCAGGTACACTTTTCTAGTTCGCTGGTACCAGGTACCAACAGGTTGAAATTCAATTCTTGGTACTTAATAGAACATTATGTAAAATGGTAGATAACATAAGGAAAGGATTGATTTGTAAATGAGTAAAGAAGTTCTCTACCAAAAATCTTACTTTGAGCGTCTCCCTGAATTAGGAGATTTAGCTCCGGAAGCCTTTAAAGCATTTGTGGAATTTGATCAAAAAGCTCTTGCTTCGGGCAAACTTACTGCAAAGTTAAAAGAAATCATGGCTATTGCCATAGCCCATACAACTGGCTGCCCATACTGTATAGAGGTTCACGTAAAGAATGCAAAAAAACAAGAGGTTTCTAAAGAAGAAATGTCGGAAAGCATTCTAGTAGCTACCGCATTAAAAGCAGGGTCCGCTATCGCTCATGCGGGAAACGCTCTTAATACATATGACGAGAACACGGATCCTGTTCTTTATAAAAAGCAATACTTTAACCGAATCAAAGAATTTGCCGATTTAGCAGGTGATTCTTTTCAAGGTTTTATAGATTTCGATCAAAAAGCGATGAAATCAGGAGTGTTAGCAGCAAAAGAAAAAGAACTGATCGCTGTTGCTGTTGCCCACACCACCGGCTGCCCGTACTGTATCGATATTCATACAAAAGGGGCTAAAAGCCAGGGAGCATCTAAAGAAGAAATAGCGGAAAGTATTTTTGTAGCTACTGCTTTAAAAGCTGGTTCTGCAGTAGCTCATTCCGTGAACGCTTTAAACGCATATGAAGATTAAGAGCTATTCCCTTACTTGCCACAGGCAGGTAAGGGTTTTTTTATTTGATATGATAATGAAATCAATTGAATGGAGAATTGGGAAATGGAGTGTAAATCACGATAATGTACACTAAATGTCCGTCTGATTGTGATGAAAGCGGATTCATAAATTTTATTTCATTGATAATATTAAAAACGAAGGAGGGATCAAGTTGACGCTTAGCGAACGGAGCAGAATTATTCTCGATGAATTGGTCATTAATCCGAGAGTTACAAGTATGGACTTAGAGAAGAAGCACTCTTTGACCCGACGGCAGCTTGGCTATAGTTTCAATAAAATCAACCAATGGCTCATGGAGAAAAACCTTCCCGTTATTGAACGTACGAGACAAGGCCATTTCATTATTGACCAATCTGTCTTTACTGCTCTAAATACGGATCAGGCAACAGAGCTTATTCGAGAAGCTGAGTTTCTGACAGAAGAACAGCGCATCTATTTTATTTTAATGATGCTTATGAGCAGTGAAGAAGAGATTTCCCTTCATCATTTTACGAGTGAGCTTAAGGTCAGTAAAAATACGGTTCTCAGCGATCTTAAAAAAGTTCAGTCCTTCTTAAACGATTACGGCATTTCCTTTCGCTATACAAGAAAAGCCGGCTATGTTCTTGAAGGCCAGGAATTTCAAATTCGCAAGCTGCTGATCAACGTTACCTATCATTTGTCGCAGATGACAGGCGGCAGCTACTGGATAAAGAAGCTGGGGAATTTAAAGCAGGAGCAGATTAATCAGTATGTAGGAAAAATAGAAAACGTAGAAAAGAATCTGAACCTTAAGTTTACAGATGAAAAGATAAGCACCATGCCTTACGTTTTTCTGCTGGTTTTAAGAAGGATTCATAGAGGCTGTCTCGTCGAATTCTCTTCCATTAAATACGAAGAACTTTCTGATACGAAAGAATATTTGGCCACAGAAGAACTTTTTCAGGAAACTAAAGAGATTCCCGAGCAGGAACGGCTGTTTATGACGCTTCACCTGTTAACAGCCAACGTTTACTGGTCAGAGTATTTAGAGAACAATGATGCTGTTCCTAATTTGCTGCCGGCTGTCGATCAAATGGTCCGCCAATTTGAGAAAAGCGCCTGTATCTACCTGCAGGATAGAGAACAGCTTTTGAGTAAGCTTCTGCAGCATTTAAAGCCGGCCTATTATCGAATTAAATATCAGCTTACAGAAGTGATTGGCATGCAGGATTCGTTGAGTAAGAAATTTAAGGAACTGCATCACTTGCTCAAAAGGTCTTCAGGACCGCTTGAGGAATTAATTGGTCAGAAAATCCCTGAAAGTGAATTAACATTTATTACTTTTCTAATTGGCGGATGGATGACTAGACAGGGAGACAGCATTGACGAAAAGGTAAAAGCGATCGTTGTCTGTCCTCAAGGAGTGTCTGTATCTAGACTGATGTTTAATGAATTGAGGGAGTTGTTTCCAGAATTTATCTTCCTCGATTCGTTATCCGTACGGGATTTTCTGAACTATAAGCTGGATTATAATCTCGTATTCTCTTCAACAACCTTAGAGACTGAAAAAAGTTTATTTGTAACTAAACCTTATTTAAATAAGGAAGAAAAGTATCGTTTACGGAAGAAAGTGATGCTGAAGCTGCACGGTTATATGGTGGATGATATCCATGTTCCTCAATTAATCGAGATTATAAAAAATCATTCTGTTATTAAGGATGAACGAGCGTTAACGAAGGAGCTTGAAAAATATATCCATCGAGAGGAAGATTCCTCAGTAACTCAACAAGTAAACAGACAGGAAGCTAATTTGAATGAACTAATAACCCCAAACCATATTACGATCCGTCATTCCATGACTTCATGGGAAAAGGCTGTTCAAGAAAGTGCCCGACCGCTGCTGGATAAAGGACAAATTGAACAAAGATATGTAGAAGCTATGGTCCATCAGGAAGAAAGGGATCCTTATATCATTATCGGCAAAAACATGGCCATCCCTCATGCCTCTCCTGATGAAGGGGTAAATGAAGTCGGTATGAGTCTTCTCCGGTTAAAAAAGGGTGTTTCATTCAATGAAGATTACACTATAAACTTAATTTTTGTAATTGCTGCAGTAGATAAGCAGCAGCACATTCATGCATTGATGCAGCTTATGAAATTAGCAGGTTCAGAAAGAGATCAAGAACGTTTAATCCAGACTGGATCTGTTTCTGAAATGCACGATATTCTATCAGATTATTCCAAAGGATGAGCAATAGTCACAGACACAAACGGGGTGAACAGAAAATGAGTGAATTATATTTTAATGAATCTATGATTCTATTAGATTTAAACGTTAAGACAAAAGAAGAAGCTCTGACAGCAATGGGGCAAAATTTAGTAGAGAAAAAGCTTGTAAAAGAAACATTTACAGAGGCTATCCTGCAGCGCGAGAAAGAATTTGCGACTGGCCTGCCGACCGCGGGTGTATCTGTGGCTATTCCGCATACAGATGTGGAGCACGTAAATCAGAAAACGATAAGTATCGCGGTATTACGGCACCCTGTTCATTTCGGAGTCATGGGGGATGAAAGTGAAACGACAGCAGTTAAAGTAATTTTCTTATTGGCAATGGATGAAGCCCATTCTCAATTGTCTTTACTGCAAAAACTGATGCAGCTGTTTCAAAATGAGGAAACGCTGAACAGTCTGGCATCTGCAAACGACAAACAGGAAATAAAAAAACTGGTAGAAGAAAAATTAAGCTTTTCAAATATTAAGGAGGAATTTTAAATGAAAAAGAAACAAGTATTAGTTGCATGTGGAGCAGGAATTGCTACATCTACAGTCGTAAATGGAGCTATTGAAGATATGGCTAAAGAAAATAATCTGAAAGTGGATCTCGTCCAAATTAAGATTTCTGAAGTTGGCGGCTATGAAGATACCGCTGATTTGCTTGTAACTACAGCCATGACGAAAAAGGAATATCCTTTCCCAGTGATCAATGCCCGATCTTTTCTAACAGGAATCGGAACGGACCAGACGAAGCAGCAGATTCTGGAAGAGCTGAAAAAATAAATAAAGCTGATTAACTTTTAAGTGGGGAGGACGAATAGTATGCAAGGTTTTGTCGATTTTATCCAGGGATTCCTTGACCTCGGGGCAACGGTAATCCTGCCTGTAGCGATTTTCCTATTAGGACTGTTGTTTGGGCAGAAGCCGGGAAAAGCCTTCCGCTCTGGCCTTACGATCGGAGTAGCTTTTGTAGGGATCTTTTTAGTAGTAGATTTGCTTGTAAATAACTTAGGACCTGCTGCCCAGGGAATGGTGGACCGCTTAGGAGTAGAATTAAATGTTATTGATGTAGGCTGGCCGGCGACTTCATCTATTGCCTGGGCCTCTGTAGTGGCTGCTTTCATTATTCCGTTAGGTCTTGTCGTAAACGTAATTATGCTCGTTACGAAAACAACGAAAACAATGAATGTGGATATCTGGAACTACTGGCACTACACATTTATGGCAGCGATGGTATATGCCGTTTCAGGAAGTATTGTGCAAGGGTTAATAGCTGCTGTTCTTTTCCAGATTGTCTGTCTGAAGGTAGCTGACTGGACAGCGCCAATGGTCAGTGAGTTTTATGAACTGCCAGGGGTTTCAATTGCGACTGGAAGTACAATCTCATATGCACCGGGAATATTTTTAGTCAACCTTTTACAGAAGGTACCTGTTATTAATAAATGGAATGCTGATCCAGACACTATTCAAAAACGATTCGGGATTTTTGGGGAATCCATCTTCATCGGGCTATTTTTAGGAGCAGCGATCGGTATTCTGGCAGGATACAGTACTGGCGATGTCATCGAGATTGGAATGGCGATGGCGGCAGTTATGGTGTTAATGCCGAGAATGGTAAAAATCCTGATGGAGGGACTAATGCCGGTTTCAGAGTCTGCTCGTGAATGGTTATCGAAGAAATTCGGTGACCGGGAGATCTATATCGGACTTGATGCTGCTGTAGCCCTGGGGCACCCCGCCGTTATCTCTACCGCACTCATCCTCGTTCCGATTACCGTAGTGCTGGCTGTCATCCTGCCAGGAAACGCACTGCTACCTTTCGGTGATTTGGCGACGATTCCTTTCATTGTTGCCTTTATTGTAGGCGGCGCAAAAGGAAACATTGTCCATTCAGTCATTGTAGGAACCATCATGATTGCTCTCTCTTTATACCTGGCTACAGATGTTGCCCCGATATTTACAGAAATGGCTGTAAACGCGGACTTCAACATGCCGGAAGGCTCGGCAAGAATTTCGAGTATCGACCAGGGCGGTAATTTAGTCAACTGGGTGATCTACAAAGTTTTTGCATTATTTAACTAGTAAAGGAGCTGCCAATTATGAAAGCGCTTGTTAAGAAAGAGCTCGGATTTGGGAACTTGGAAATTCAGGAGAAGCCAATACCTCAGCCCGGCCCCGATCAGGTGAAAATTGAAGTCAAATATGCCGGGATATGCGGATCTGATATTCATACGTACGAAGGTCATTATAAAGTAGCAGCTCCTGTTACCTTAGGCCATGAATTTGCCGGTGAAATTGTGGAAACAGGAGAAGGGGTCACCGAATTTAAGCCCGGAGATCGAGTCACTTCAGAAACGACGTACTATGTTTGTGGAGAATGTGAATATTGTCAGTCCGGTGACTATAACCTATGTAATTATCGAAAAGGGTTAGGCACCCAACAAGACGGCGGTTTTGCGAAATATTTAATTGCCCGCAAAGAAAGCGTCCATCACCTTCCGGACCATGTCGACTATCGCTCGGCTGCTATGACAGAGCCGTTGGCATGTACCTATCACGCAGTGGCCAAAACAACGATTAAAGAAGGAGACATCGTTGTTGTGATCGGCCCGGGACCAATCGGACTTTTCACTGCACAAGTAGCTAAAAGTAAAGGAGCTACTGTGGTGATTACCGGCCTTTCCAATGACCGCATCCGTTTAGAAAAGGCCGAAGAACTCGGAATAGACTACGCCGTTAATGTGCAGGAACAGGATCTAAAAGAGCTTGTGCAGAGCTTAACCGACGGGTACGGAGTAGATTTAGTTTTTGAGTGTTCAGGAGCACCGCCTGCAGCAAAGCAGGGGCTTGATCTATTAAGAAAGAAAGGCCAATACACCCAAGTCGGAATTTTTGCTTCCCCGGAGGTAGCGTTTGACCTAGAGAAAATTATACAAAAAGAAATTCAAGTGGTGGGCAGCCGCAGTCAAAAATCAGCAGACTGGGAGCCTTCCCTGGAACTAATGAATGACGGACTTGTAGATGCCCAGGCTCTCGTCACACATGAATACAAGATTGATCAATGGGATGAAGCATATGAAGCAATAAAGAGCGGCAAAGCCATTAAGGTGCTGCTCACTCCCGTGGATTAAGCGAAAAGGAGGATTCTATGGTAGACGCAATGCTGGACTTTATGCTCGGACCCATGCGCGGCATAGGTACCTTTTATTTCGAGCACCAAATGATATTTAATACGCTGATTGTAGGAATAGCTATTTATAAATTATCCGGTAAAAAGCGGACATCAGCGAACTAGCCGATAAAGGAGATGGCTTATGAAAGCATTGAACTTATATGCTGCTCAAGACCTCCGCTATGAAGAAACGGCAGAGCCGGTTATCGAGAATGAGAATGACGTTATTGTAAAAGTGAGGGCTGCCGGTATCTGCGGATCCGATCTTTCACGTTATAAAAAACTCGGACCATATGTAGAAGGAATGACCTTTGGTCACGAATTTGCAGGAGAAGTGGCAGAAGTGGGGTCTAAGGTTACACATGTAAAAGTGGGGGATCGGGTGGCTGGCTGCCCTGCTTATTATTGTGGAAGATGTGAAAGCTGCCAGAAAGGAGAACTGGCCAGATGCGAAAAGCTTACGGTAATTGGGGCCCGCCATCCGGGAGCATACGCACAACTTGTCAAACTTCCGGCAGAAAATATTATTCCGCTTCCTGATCATGTTGATTATGAAACTGCCGCCTTGATCGAGCCTTCGTCCGTCGTCGCACATGGATTTTATCGGACCCATATGAATCCGGGAGATGAAGTCGCGGTTATCGGATGTGGAAGTATTGGCCTCCTGGCCATTCAATGGGCAAAGATATTTGGCGCCAAAACCGTATATGCGATTGACATTCATGATAGAAAGCTGGCCGTTGCTAAAGAAGTAGGTGCAGACGAGTTGATTAATTCAAAAGATCAATCAGCTGATGAGCAGATTAAGAAGCTTACAGGGGGCCGAGGTGTTGATGTAGCCGTTGAATCTGCTGGTTCTCCTATAACATCAGCCCAGGTTTTTGCCTTGCCTAAAAAAGGGGGCGAGGTCGTATTTATGGGGATACCTTACGCAGATATTCAGATTGAACGCTACTATTTTGAAAAAATCGTTCGAAATGAATTAAGAATCTTAGGTTCCTGGAACGCGATCTCCTCTCCATTTCCCGGGAAAGAGTGGGAATCAACGGTTCACTATATGAATACAGGGCAGTTAAACGTAAAGCCGATGATATCTCATCAGCTCAATTTGGAGCAGGGACCGGAGATTTTTGACAGAATTATAAACCGGAAAGAAAATTACGTGAAAGTGCTGTTTCAGCCAAATTAGCTTTAAAAACCTTATCTATTTATTGGATAAGGTTTTTTATTGTCTTTTTTGAAACGAACACACGAATCACTCGTATTTTTCAAATGTACTTTAGCATAATTGGAACAAGCATAACAAAAAGCCTCCCACTTGGAGGCTTTTTGTTATGGTAATAGACTTTCGACATGCCCATGGTTTGTGACCATGAGAAGTACTTTTCCTTCATCTAAATCTTCTTCATATTCGGCCGCTTCTTCTTCTGAATAACCCATTGCCTCAATCTTTGTGCGTAGCTCGTCACCTTTCTTACTGAATATGTTGCTGATAAAGTTCTTTGTATCCTGTTCAGAGAATCCGATTGTATTTGCGTTTACGTTTTCTGCAATTCGATTTGTGCGGTCGTCATCGTGCGCTAGTACATAAATGTCTTTACTGTTTACCCCTTCATTCTGAAGCTTTTTGACAGCTTCCATGAGGTTTTCATCATTGGTATATTCGCGTGTAAAAGGCATTCCTTTCACTCCTTAGTATTAATTGACTTAACACTCCTTTATATACCCTGCATGTTTGAATAAAAAACTTTTCCTTTTCCAATAACTCTCAGCCCATCCCTGGGTCACCCGGGTCATCTGCTAACCTTTTAACATCACCCATTTCCGGATCGCCGGGATCCGCGGCAAGTTCAATTAATCCCATCCCTGGGTCGCCGGGGTCGTCCAATGTTTGAATAGATGAAGAACTACTAATTGCAGAGGCCATCATTATCAATGTGATCAGGATACTGGCTAACAGCTTTTTCATATAAAGCCTCCTAGAAAAAATTTTTATATGAGATGTTTCAAGTAATATTTAGGCAATAGGGCAAAGAAATGATCACCATTTTCCTGAATGAAACGCTGATGAGACTGGTGAAGCATTTTTTTGTCTTTCAGGGCGAGACCTAAATAGCTTTCCTGAAACGGCGTCATCCTCTTTAGAGATGTCAAAATTTGAATCGCTTTGTCTCTTTTATTACTAGCTAATGCTAAGTGAGCTGTTTCTATAGGGTCTGGGGTGGAAATATTATCGGTTTGCTGGTGGAAGGCGCAGATAAAAGGGATGGTGCGATTCCTTAGAGTGGCGGCATCTTTTAATCTTCCATAGCCATTCGCTTTTTTTAGAGCTATTTGTGCATTAATCATGGATAATTTAAATCCTTCAAATAGGTAACACAGCGACAAGTTATGATACATGGTCACTTGAGTTTCAGGAGAGAGGGTACAGTTAATAACTTTGTAAGCATATTTCTTCGCTAAAATCGTATTATTGGTTTTCCAGTAATGCTGGAATGCGAGCTCGTTAAACCTTAATTTCATATAATAGTAGAATAAAGGTTCTTTTATTTCACTTATTTGACTAAGACATTGGTCCATGAACTTATCCAATCCTGTAAATGTTTTCAAGTCATAGTAAAGATAAACGAGAGTGAATAAGTGCAAGCACTTAATGGAAGGGGGGCTGAAGCTGAGTTGTTCTAAATGGTTTAACTCTTTGGGTGTGAATCGTCTTTGCTTTCTAATTAGCAGTATTTTGTAGAGGAATGTTGTTTCTGAGGAGAATTGATCGGATGAGGTAAAGGTTTTTAAATCATCGAAAAAACCATTCATATACATGAATTCCAGATAGGCGAGTTCTTCATCCATGTTTACTGGAGGATTTGTCAGGCAGTACTGTTTTGTCATCTGAGTAGCTTTTTCTTTCGACGTAGTTTTAAGAAACTGGTGGTAAATTTCGTATAAAAATGAAAAGTTCTTCATTTGAATGCCGGCAAATTGTTCTGGTTCTATAATTTTATGTTCTTGACACATATCTTCAACAACCTTTCATTTTAACTGATTCAATTATATCTAAGTACTTTTAGAATAGTAAATAGTTTGTAAGGGAAAAAATTGAATAAATAAAAAAATAATCCAAAAATTAAAACGTCAAAATGAATTGACGTTTTAATAAGCAGACTTTTTATATTTTTTAAGATAAATTAATGGGACTTTTGCAAAAAAATGATCCCCTAGATCGTATTTAAAACGCCGGTGTGCGTTTAGGAGTAATTCGTGATCATGCGAGGCTGCACCTAAATAGGTTTCCTGAAAAGGAGTAGGGTTCTTAATTTCACTTAGAATTCCATAGGCAGTTTTGTAATCATGATTAGCCAAGGCCAGGTGGGCGGTTTCAGTCGGATCTGTTGTCTTTACGTTTGCTGTTATTCCATGAAACGCACTGATGAAGGGGATAGTGTGGTTTTCGATCGATGAAATAGATGTTGTTAAAGAATGTTCTTTTGCAATATTTAAAGCCCTTTCTGCATGACTTATTGAGGTGCTGTACCCTTCATATAAATTGCATAAGGCGAGATGATGATACATCTTACTTAATTGCCGGCCTGGAAGGACTTTATTAACGTATTTATAAGCATATTTTTGAGCAAGGAGCTTATTATCGGTTTTCCAATAATGCTGAAAAGCAATTTCATCGAAACGAAGCTTCATAAAATAATAAAAGAGCGGTTCATTTACATTTCTTAGAGCAGCTTCACACAATTCGATATACTTATCAAAACCTGTGTACTGTTTTATATCATAGTAGCCGTAAACAATAGTAAACATATGGAGACAGTGCAGCGAAGGGTGTTCAAAGGACATGCACTCAAGCATCTCTACATCTTCTTTTGTCAACAGGCGATGTTTGCGCTTGATGAGCAGGTTGTACAGCCAGGCAGCTTTATTCTCAATAAAACTGAAGTTAAGCAGCTTATTCACTTCTTCAACGTAATCATTAGTATATAAAAACTCCAGATAAGCTAGCTGATCTTCAAAACTCTTAGGTTCATGCTTCATGCAATAATCGCGTGTGAGTGTAGAAGCCTTCATTTTTGAATGCTTTTTTAAAGACTGGTAGTAATATGAATAAATGTTTGATACAAAATTTATTTGAATTTTGGTAATGGGACTTGGCTCAATTACGC
This window of the Halobacillus sp. Marseille-Q1614 genome carries:
- a CDS encoding AimR family lysis-lysogeny pheromone receptor; this encodes MGCHSVIEPSPITKIQINFVSNIYSYYYQSLKKHSKMKASTLTRDYCMKHEPKSFEDQLAYLEFLYTNDYVEEVNKLLNFSFIENKAAWLYNLLIKRKHRLLTKEDVEMLECMSFEHPSLHCLHMFTIVYGYYDIKQYTGFDKYIELCEAALRNVNEPLFYYFMKLRFDEIAFQHYWKTDNKLLAQKYAYKYVNKVLPGRQLSKMYHHLALCNLYEGYSTSISHAERALNIAKEHSLTTSISSIENHTIPFISAFHGITANVKTTDPTETAHLALANHDYKTAYGILSEIKNPTPFQETYLGAASHDHELLLNAHRRFKYDLGDHFFAKVPLIYLKKYKKSAY